The Synergistota bacterium DNA segment TTTTCTAGGCAAATTATGGGGTTGATAAGTTCTCTTCATGCTTTCCTCCCTCCTTCCTTGCCTTTTAAACTATACATGTTTCTTTGCACCTTGTCAACAGGTAAGCCTTTTGCTATGATAAGGTTAGCTTTATCCACATGTGGATATCTGTGTGGATAAAATTAACCGGATGTTCCTTAATTTCCATAGGAAATTTATCCACATAACCCTGTGAATATTGTGGATATCAATTTGTGGATGGTGATGAATATGCCTGATGCAGAGGAAATATGGCAAAAGTCCCTAAAAAAAATCGAACAGGTGGTATCTAAACCAAGTTTTGAAGGGTGGATAAAAACCTTAAAGCCCTTAGAATTAAAAGGAGATTCTCTTATTCTGGAAGCACCTAATAGGTTTACCGCTGAACATGTCAAAAGAAGGTTTGCAAAGATAATAGAAAATGTGCTTTACGACCTATTAGGTAAGAGCGTAAACATCGAGGTCCATATAGCTGAGGGGCACCAGGAAGAAAACGAAGCGAAAGTCGAAGATAGTTTCAAGGAGGAGATAGACTACCAGTACTATGGCTTAAATCCAAAGTATGTGTTTGAAACGTTTGTAATAGGGAAGTGTAACAAGCTTGCTCATGCAGCAGCCTTAGCTGTAGCAGAATCTCCTGGTAGAGCTTATAATCCTCTTTTCATCTATGGGGGTGTAGGTCTAGGGAAAACTCACCTAATGCATGCAATTGCCCATTACGTACTTAAGAGAAATCCAAAAACGAAGGTCGTTTACGTTTCCTCAGAGAAGTTTACAAACGAGCTTATAAACGCTATTAGAGACGATAGTACCAACACCTTTAGAAGGAAGTATAGAAATGTGGATATCTTGCTTATTGATGACATACAATTTCTATCGGGAAAAGAGGGAACGCAGGAGGAATTCTTCCACACCTTTAACACCCTTTATGAAGCAAATAAGCAAATCGTTATATCAAGTGACAGGCCACCTAAGGAGATCCCTGATCTAGAGGATAGGCTTGTATCGAGGTTTGAATGGGGATTACTAGCTGATATACAGCCTCCAGAATTTGAAACGAGGGTAGCAATACTCAAAAAGAAGATGGAGCTTGAAAAGATCTATCTTCCCGAAGATGTAGTAATATTTATAGCAGAGAATTTTACATCAAACATAAGAGAGCTTGAAGGAGCCTTAATAAAAGTGGTAGCTCATTTCTCCCTTCATAAGGATGAGGATATTACAGTGGAAAAAGCAGCAGGAATCCTTAGAGATATACTTCCCGTTAAGAAGAAGACCTTAAGCATTGAGGATATTAAAAATGCGGTAGCCTTAGAGTTTGAGATCTCCTTAGGAGATTTAGTAAGCGAAAAGAAAGCCCAGGAGTTTTCCTTACCGAGACAGATAGCGATGTACTTAGCAAGAGAGTATACGAATCTATCTCTTCAACAAATAGGAAAAGAGTTTAGAAAAAAGGATCATACGACTGTAATACACGCTCATAGGAAAATCGGGCAACTGATAAAGAGTAACCCAGAAGTTAAGAGAAAGATTGAAAGAATCTGTGGAAAGCTGGGTATATGAGATGTGGATGAATTAGGGGCAGATAAAGGTTTTGTGTAAAATGTGGATAAGTCAGCCAGGGTCTTTCACAGAGCTTGTGAAAAAATGATCTTAGAGAAAAAAGGAAAAAGTTTTATTTTCACATCATTCACCTTATCTACTACAGTTACTTCTATATTCTAGGCTTTAAGATAGGAGGGATAGATTATGAAGGTTACTGTGGAAAGGGATGAGTTTTTAAGAGGGCTTCAGCTTGTAGCGAGAGCTATAAATCCTAAAAGCTCAATAACTATTCTGTCTGGAAGCCTTATAGAAGCGGATGAAAATAAGATAAGCTTAAAGGGAACTGACTTAAAGATAGGTGTTCAAACGGACATAAGACCTATGAGAGTTGACGAAGTAGGGAAAGCTATTATACCCTTGAAAAACTTCTATGATATAGTAAGAAGGCTTCCTGAAAAGCCCCTGGAGCTTGAAACAAAAGATAATATTCTTTACTTAAAAAGTCATGGCATAGAGTATAGCTTTTCTACTTATTCTTTGGAGGATTATCCTGAATTTCCAAAGTTAGAGCAAGCTAATCTTGTCTTTAGAACCGAATGTGATCTCTTCTCTAAGATGATAAGAGAAACGATCTTTGCTGGCTCTCCTCATGATGAAATTCCACCGTACCTTGCAGGAACTTTATTTGATGTTAGGGAAGGAGAGCTTCGTTTAGTTTCTACTGATGCTAAAAGGCTTGCTTTGTCTAAGATGCCCGTTAATACGTATAAAACGGGAAAGTATTTAGTTCCTATAACTACTCTTGAAGAGTTAAGAAGGATAATGACCCTTGGTAAAATAGAAATGTATGAATCTAAAGGCGAAGTGGTATTTAAATGGGAAGATGCTGTATTATGGACCAGGCTCATCGATGCGGAGTTTCCTCCCTATGAAAAAGTTATACCTACTAGCTGGATAACCAAAATAGTAGTACCAGCTGAGGAAATCGAATCTGCTATGGAAAGGATGAGCTATTTAGTTAAGGAAAGGGGAAATATAATAAAGATCGAGATAGAAAAGGGAGAGATGTTAATAAGCGGAGATGTACCTGAGCTTGGTTCCGGAAAGGAAAGGATTCCCGTTGAGTTCGATGGCGAGCCGTTAAAGATCGCCTTTAATGTTAGATTCTTTTTAGATATGATGAGACATGTAGATGCTGACTATTTTTCTATGGCTTTTAGAGGGCCCTTAGAGCAGGCGTTGATAACGAGGGAGGGGAAAGATGACTTTCTCTATATATTAATGCCAGTAGCTATCCCTGATGAAGATTAAAGCTCTTAATGCAGTTAACTTTAGAAGATTTAAGACCATCGAACTTGAATTTGGCGAAAGGAATCTCATCTTTGGTCCAAATGGGTCGGGAAAAACGACAATCCTAGAGGCTTTGTATATGCTATGTTGGGGAAGATCCTTTAGAACTTCAAGGGATAGCGAAGTTATAAGATGGGGGGAAAGATCCTCCTTTCTTGAAGGGGATTTTGATGGAGAGGAGATATTTAATGTAAAGCTTTCTATCTCCTCTTCTGCTAAGAAGCTTCAGGTTAATGGAAAGAATATAGCTCGCTTAAAGCTTATAGGAGAAATTCCGGTTTTTTTTCTCTCTCCTGATGAGCTTTCTATGCTTGATGGACCGCCTAAGCTTAGAAGGGATTTCTTAAACAGAGTTTTATCTCAGCTAGAAGAAGGATATCTATCTAACTACAGGATTTACTTAAAGATATTGAAAGAGAAAAATGCCGCATTATCTAAGGGAGAAAGGATCTCGAAGGTATTGGATTTCCTAAATGAGAGGCTTTTAAAGGTCTCCCTCCATATATGGGAAAGCAGAAAAAGGCTGCTTGATCGTTTAAGCGATGATGAAATAAGCATAGTTTATAAGCCCTCAGGCTTAAGGCTTGAGCTTGATTACGAAGCTTTAAAAAAGGCCTTTAGCTCTCTCAGAGAGAAAGAAATTAAAAGAGGTTTTGCCTTATTTGGTCCTCATCTTGATGAGTTTGAGATATTTAAAAAGGAGGGATTTTCTTACAGGAGATTCAGCTCAAGGGGAGAGAAAAAATGGCTTATGTGGAAGCTTTTTAATAAGGTTATAGCCCTATTTAAGAGTTCCAGGAGGTTGCCAATATTTTTAGTTGACGAAATAATATCGGAGCTTGATCAATCTAAGATATCCGCTTTAAGAGAGGATATAAGCTCCTTAGATGTTCAGATTTTCGTAACAACCCTAAGCAAGGATCTAATAGGCGATGATTTTGAGCTGTTTGAGGTGGAAAATGGAGAAGTTAGGAAGTATAATAGATAACATATTAAGACAACATAAGAAGAGAATAGAAAAAGAAAGAATTAAGATTGAATGGCCTAAGCTTGTGGGAGAAGATCTTGCTAGAAGGACGCAGCCTTTAGAGCTAAAGGATGGATGTCTTGAGGTTGCTGTTCCTGATGGGGCATGGGCCAAGGAATTCCAATTAAGGGAGGAGAAGTTCTTGGATATGCTGAAAGGATATGATATAAATAAGATAAGGTTTTTCCCAATGCCTAAGCTCTTTTTAGGGAGGAAGGTGTAAAACTATGTATGTCATTTTGGGAGGGGGAAACGTTCTTTCTTCTGATGACATCTTGATGATAATAAATCTTAAAAGGTGTAATTTTGTAGTTCCGGAAGGGTTAAAGATAGAGGAAGACCCTGAGGGGATGATTCCAAGGACGCTTGTTATAACTGTGGATGGAAGGGGTATTTATACAAATTCCATGACCTCGACCATCTTAAATAGAATAAGGAAGTGGAGGAAAGGGGAAAATGTCTAAGTATACCGCACAGGAGATAGATGTTCTTGAGGGTATAGAGGCTGTAAGAAAACGTCCTGGGATGTATATAGGTGATACCGGTAAGAGGGGGTATCATCATCTTCTCTTCGAGGTTCTTGACAACTCTGTAGATGAGGCATTGGCAGGCTATTGTAGTTTCATTCAAGTGGTTTTAAGAAAGGATGGCAAGGCAACCGTTTTTGATAATGGGAGAGGAATACCTGTAGATATACATCCTAAGACGGGAAAGTCTGCCTTGGAGACCGTTTTAACCTATCTTCATGCGGGAGGAAAATTTTCGAAAAAGGTTTATAAGGTTTCGGGAGGACTTCACGGCGTTGGCGTATCTGTCGTTAACGCCTTGAGCGAGGAGCTTGAAGTTAGGGTTTTTAGAGAAGGAAAGGTCTTTATGCAGAGGTATAAAAGGGGGAAGGCGATCGAAGAGCTTAAAGTGGTTGGCTTCTCCGCTCAAACAGGGACGGAAGTAACCTTTAAGCCAGATCCGGAGATATTTGAAAGGGGATTAAGCTTCGATTATGACATTGTGAGTGAAAGGATTCGTGAGATAGCCTTCTTGGTTCCGGGCCTTAAGATATCCCTTAAGGATGAAAGGGCAGGAAAAGAGGAAACCTTTTATGAGGAGAAAGGAATACATAGCTTTGTAAAGTTTCTATGTGGGGATAAGGAGGAGATTTATGCTCCACTGATTCTCTCTGGTGAGAAGGAAGATGTAGAGATAGAGGTAGCTTTCACTCACGTAGATGACGTAGAAGAGAGGATTTATGCCTTTGCTAATCTTATAAAAAACGTGGAAGGAGGAACCCATCTTATAGGCTTTAAGTCAGCTTTGACTAAGGTAGTAAACGATTTAGCGAGAACTCACGAGATACTTAAGGCGAAAGATCCTAAACTAAGTTGGGAGGATCTGAAAGAGGGGATAGTAGGAGTAGTTTCCATTAAGTTACCCGAGCCCCAGTTTGAGGGGCAGACTAAAACTAAGCTTGGAAACCCAAATGTGAGATCAATAGTTGAGGAAGTTCTTAAAGATAAATTAACCCTTGCTTTTGAGGGAAACCTTAAGATTTTATCTGAGATCGTATCAAGAGCCCTGAGAAGTCATCAAGCGAGAGAGGCAGCCAAGAAGGCGAGAGATCTCGTTAGAAGAAAGAGCTTACTTTTAAGCGACTCTTTACCAGGTAAGCTCGCTGATTGCCAGACTAGAGATCCTGAAAAGGCTGAGCTTTTCATAGTGGAAGGGGAATCTGCTGGGGGTTCAGCAAAACAGGGAAGAGATAGAGCCTTTCAAGCGATATTGCCGTTAAAGGGAAAGATTTTAAATGTAGAGAAGGCTACTTTCTCTAAGATATTGAATAACGAAGAAATAAGGGCTTTGATATCGGCTCTTGGTACGGGCATTGGAGAAAACTTTGATATTAATAAGCTTAGATATCACAAGATAATACTTATGACTGATGCGGATATAGATGGTGCTCACATAAGGGCTCTTTTACTTACCTTTTTCTTTAGATATGCTAGACAGATAATAGAAAAGGGGCATCTTTATATAGCACAGCCTCCTCTTTATTATGTTAAGCTAGGTAAAAGCGAGAGATTCTTATATAAAGAGGAGGAGCTTCAGAAGCTATTGAAAGAGTGTGATGGAGAGAAGTTGCTGGTTCAAAGATACAAAGGCTTAGGAGAGATGAACCCAGAGACTCTCTGGAGGACGACGATGGATCCAGGGATGAGGTCCTTATATAGGGTTACTATTAAAGATGCTATTGAGGCAGAAAGGCTTCTTGAAATCTTAATGGGGGATAGGGTTGAGCCTAGGAGAAGGTTTATTCAAGAGCATGCAAAGGAGGTTAGGAATCTCGACATATGATGGAGAGGGTTTTAAGCTTAGGTTTTGAAGATGAACTTAAATATAGCTATCTTGACTATGCGATGAGCGTAATCGTTGGGAGAGCGATCCCCGATGCGAGAGACGGCCTTAAACCTGTTCAAAGAAGAATACTTTTTGCTATGAAGGAGCTAAACTTAAGGCCAGGCTCTCCCTTTAAAAAGAGCGCTCGCGTAGTTGGAGAGGTTTTAGGTAAATATCATCCTCATGGAGATGCTTCAGTATACGAGGCTTTGGTGAGGATGGCCCAGGACTTTTCTTATCGTTATACTCTTGTTGATGGGCAGGGAAACTTCGGTTCGATTGATGGGGATCCTCCTGCAGCTATGAGATATACGGAGGCGAGACTTTCCCCCCTTGGTATGGAGCTTCTAGGAGAGCTTGAGGAGGAGACCGTTGATTGGATGCCGAATTTTGATGGTTCTTTGGAGGAGCCGTCGGTCTTACCCGCTAAGTTTCCCAATCTTTTGGTCAATGGTACATCGGGTATAGCGGTAGGGATGGCCTCTTCCATCCCCTCTCATAACTTGGGAGAGATTATAGACGCTTTAATCTATCTTATAGATAACCCCCAAGCCACTGTAAACGAGATTATGAGATTTGTTCCGGGTCCGGACTTTCCAACGGGAGGAATAGTTTGTGGAGTTGAGGGTATTAAAGAGTACATGGAAACGGGTAGGGGGAAGATCCTTTTAAGGGGAAGAGCTCACATAGAGAGAGGAAAAGTTAACAGGATAGTCATAACCGAGATACCTTACAATGTAAGTAAAGCTTTGCTTATAAAAAGCATTGCTGATTTAGTTAAGATGAAGAAGATAGAGGGAATATCTGATCTAAGGGATGAAAGCGATAGAAGAGGTATGCGTATAGTTATCGAGCTTAGTAAGGGGGCCTCGCCTGAGGCAATTCTTGGCTTTCTCTACAAACATACTCAACTTGAGACCACCTTTGGAGTAATAAATCTCGCTCTAGTTGATAACGCTCCAAGAGTGATGGGAATAAAGGACATGATGCAGGTGTATATCGATCACAGAAAAGAGGTTGTAAGAAGGAGGACCTCTTTTAGGCTCAAAAATGCGGAAAGAAGGGCCCATATACTTTTGGGTTTTAAGATAGCGCTTGACCATATAGACTTGGTTATTTCTCTTATAAGAGGCTCTCAGACTCAGGAGGAAGCTAAGGTGAAGCTTATGGAGCGTCTAAGTCTGAGCGAGCTTCAGGCAGAGGAGATACTTAAGATGCCCTTAGGTAGATTGACTAACTTGGAAAGAAGTAAGATAGAGGAGGAGCTTGAGGAGAAGCTGAAGCTTATAGCA contains these protein-coding regions:
- the dnaA gene encoding chromosomal replication initiator protein DnaA, which codes for MPDAEEIWQKSLKKIEQVVSKPSFEGWIKTLKPLELKGDSLILEAPNRFTAEHVKRRFAKIIENVLYDLLGKSVNIEVHIAEGHQEENEAKVEDSFKEEIDYQYYGLNPKYVFETFVIGKCNKLAHAAALAVAESPGRAYNPLFIYGGVGLGKTHLMHAIAHYVLKRNPKTKVVYVSSEKFTNELINAIRDDSTNTFRRKYRNVDILLIDDIQFLSGKEGTQEEFFHTFNTLYEANKQIVISSDRPPKEIPDLEDRLVSRFEWGLLADIQPPEFETRVAILKKKMELEKIYLPEDVVIFIAENFTSNIRELEGALIKVVAHFSLHKDEDITVEKAAGILRDILPVKKKTLSIEDIKNAVALEFEISLGDLVSEKKAQEFSLPRQIAMYLAREYTNLSLQQIGKEFRKKDHTTVIHAHRKIGQLIKSNPEVKRKIERICGKLGI
- the dnaN gene encoding DNA polymerase III subunit beta codes for the protein MKVTVERDEFLRGLQLVARAINPKSSITILSGSLIEADENKISLKGTDLKIGVQTDIRPMRVDEVGKAIIPLKNFYDIVRRLPEKPLELETKDNILYLKSHGIEYSFSTYSLEDYPEFPKLEQANLVFRTECDLFSKMIRETIFAGSPHDEIPPYLAGTLFDVREGELRLVSTDAKRLALSKMPVNTYKTGKYLVPITTLEELRRIMTLGKIEMYESKGEVVFKWEDAVLWTRLIDAEFPPYEKVIPTSWITKIVVPAEEIESAMERMSYLVKERGNIIKIEIEKGEMLISGDVPELGSGKERIPVEFDGEPLKIAFNVRFFLDMMRHVDADYFSMAFRGPLEQALITREGKDDFLYILMPVAIPDED
- the recF gene encoding DNA replication and repair protein RecF (All proteins in this family for which functions are known are DNA-binding proteins that assist the filamentation of RecA onto DNA for the initiation of recombination or recombinational repair.), which encodes MKIKALNAVNFRRFKTIELEFGERNLIFGPNGSGKTTILEALYMLCWGRSFRTSRDSEVIRWGERSSFLEGDFDGEEIFNVKLSISSSAKKLQVNGKNIARLKLIGEIPVFFLSPDELSMLDGPPKLRRDFLNRVLSQLEEGYLSNYRIYLKILKEKNAALSKGERISKVLDFLNERLLKVSLHIWESRKRLLDRLSDDEISIVYKPSGLRLELDYEALKKAFSSLREKEIKRGFALFGPHLDEFEIFKKEGFSYRRFSSRGEKKWLMWKLFNKVIALFKSSRRLPIFLVDEIISELDQSKISALREDISSLDVQIFVTTLSKDLIGDDFELFEVENGEVRKYNR
- a CDS encoding DUF721 domain-containing protein, which encodes MEKLGSIIDNILRQHKKRIEKERIKIEWPKLVGEDLARRTQPLELKDGCLEVAVPDGAWAKEFQLREEKFLDMLKGYDINKIRFFPMPKLFLGRKV
- the gyrB gene encoding DNA topoisomerase (ATP-hydrolyzing) subunit B; the protein is MSKYTAQEIDVLEGIEAVRKRPGMYIGDTGKRGYHHLLFEVLDNSVDEALAGYCSFIQVVLRKDGKATVFDNGRGIPVDIHPKTGKSALETVLTYLHAGGKFSKKVYKVSGGLHGVGVSVVNALSEELEVRVFREGKVFMQRYKRGKAIEELKVVGFSAQTGTEVTFKPDPEIFERGLSFDYDIVSERIREIAFLVPGLKISLKDERAGKEETFYEEKGIHSFVKFLCGDKEEIYAPLILSGEKEDVEIEVAFTHVDDVEERIYAFANLIKNVEGGTHLIGFKSALTKVVNDLARTHEILKAKDPKLSWEDLKEGIVGVVSIKLPEPQFEGQTKTKLGNPNVRSIVEEVLKDKLTLAFEGNLKILSEIVSRALRSHQAREAAKKARDLVRRKSLLLSDSLPGKLADCQTRDPEKAELFIVEGESAGGSAKQGRDRAFQAILPLKGKILNVEKATFSKILNNEEIRALISALGTGIGENFDINKLRYHKIILMTDADIDGAHIRALLLTFFFRYARQIIEKGHLYIAQPPLYYVKLGKSERFLYKEEELQKLLKECDGEKLLVQRYKGLGEMNPETLWRTTMDPGMRSLYRVTIKDAIEAERLLEILMGDRVEPRRRFIQEHAKEVRNLDI
- the gyrA gene encoding DNA gyrase subunit A translates to MMERVLSLGFEDELKYSYLDYAMSVIVGRAIPDARDGLKPVQRRILFAMKELNLRPGSPFKKSARVVGEVLGKYHPHGDASVYEALVRMAQDFSYRYTLVDGQGNFGSIDGDPPAAMRYTEARLSPLGMELLGELEEETVDWMPNFDGSLEEPSVLPAKFPNLLVNGTSGIAVGMASSIPSHNLGEIIDALIYLIDNPQATVNEIMRFVPGPDFPTGGIVCGVEGIKEYMETGRGKILLRGRAHIERGKVNRIVITEIPYNVSKALLIKSIADLVKMKKIEGISDLRDESDRRGMRIVIELSKGASPEAILGFLYKHTQLETTFGVINLALVDNAPRVMGIKDMMQVYIDHRKEVVRRRTSFRLKNAERRAHILLGFKIALDHIDLVISLIRGSQTQEEAKVKLMERLSLSELQAEEILKMPLGRLTNLERSKIEEELEEKLKLIAELKGILESESKLLSLIKEELLEIKGKYGDKRRTEILKFVPEEPEIPAKKFIVTLSREGYLRFREEGERRGRMKLELIEGDVPLMGTGAETGDKLLIFTSAGKVFSLELDEKIPLQAFSGRGINLRVLFDLGDDRPVAFKVLREGEYIYLFTKRGLVKKIEVTLLGDMKRRSGRRLIRLDEGDEIVRVRFGGDSEEMVLLSSAGKGFRIRTSFIRASNPATGGVRAMVLSEEEALVGADILKGDKVLVVTSYGYVKGLPIEEIPFRSGPGRGAYIYPPSDKHGRVIGCWSFGHDAEILAISRKGVILKIKAEDIPILTREKKGQRLFELEEGDEIVDVLFSA